Proteins encoded together in one Shewanella acanthi window:
- a CDS encoding SapC family protein has product MKTQFVPLNDAAHKNLTVNDKVDYSYFETVHMLPLFVQEFVTAATSFPIIFTKNAQTGEFIAVALTALKPNTNKLLKEGKWQSRYLPMQVQLYPFGMSNVSEDRIILGIDINNAAVNEDGPNRLFNEDGDKTDYLNKRLELASAQAKYRDVSHFFIKTLVEKELLQPRTLTVTALNGAKTNIDGIYTVDEQKLAQLDEATMLDFAKRGFYGPIYAHLCSLSMMDVVID; this is encoded by the coding sequence ATGAAAACACAATTTGTACCGTTGAATGATGCGGCGCATAAAAACCTAACGGTCAATGACAAGGTTGATTATAGCTACTTTGAAACTGTGCACATGTTGCCTTTATTCGTGCAAGAATTTGTCACTGCCGCGACCAGCTTTCCGATCATTTTTACCAAAAATGCCCAAACCGGTGAGTTTATTGCCGTAGCCTTAACCGCCTTAAAACCGAACACTAATAAGTTATTAAAAGAAGGAAAATGGCAGTCTCGTTATCTGCCGATGCAAGTGCAGCTTTATCCTTTCGGTATGAGTAATGTGTCGGAAGACCGTATTATCCTTGGGATTGATATCAATAATGCAGCGGTTAATGAGGATGGTCCAAATCGTTTATTCAACGAAGATGGCGATAAAACCGATTACCTGAACAAGCGTTTAGAACTTGCTAGCGCGCAGGCAAAATACCGTGATGTGAGCCATTTTTTCATCAAAACGTTAGTAGAGAAAGAATTACTGCAACCTCGCACCCTAACGGTCACTGCGCTTAATGGTGCTAAGACCAATATCGACGGTATTTACACTGTTGATGAGCAGAAATTAGCTCAACTCGATGAAGCAACTATGCTGGATTTCGCGAAACGCGGATTCTACGGCCCAATCTATGCACATCTTTGCTCGCTAAGTATGATGGATGTTGTTATCGACTAA
- a CDS encoding tryptophan halogenase family protein, with protein MTIKTIAIIGGGTSGWLAANHLGRALKSNPDICITLIESPNIPIIGVGEGTVPSIRRSLQSFGISETEFIRCCDVTFKQSIKFVNWLDKTRHGAGNFYHHLFDMPQSAVGDLNEWWLKAGEGHFADFGSVQHSVCEAKKAPKLITTPEYTGVLGYAYHLNAAKFAKLLAKNAIEKFNVEHRFATVHGVNFAADGSIQSLQTEQGNLAFDFYVDCSGFDSILLAKSLKVPFIDKSKQLFIDTALVAQIPTDKAEEIPPYTLATAHQAGWIWDIALTERRGTGFVYSSAHMEQGTAEDKFDSYLGGKLADIPHRKIPMKVGYRQRFWEKNCVALGLAQGFLEPIEATSILLTDFSAQFLASRFPVNHEDCDYLAQRFNATVSHAWERVVEFAKLHYCLSDRADSAFWCDNRLDETIPEGLKTRLKLWQQFPPIQEDFASKFEVFNMDNYLYVLYGMRYPTMPAHGRVATANAATEYLRRMMQTKQQLLNGLPGHRELIDKIHVHGLQPI; from the coding sequence ATGACAATTAAAACAATAGCCATTATAGGTGGTGGAACCTCTGGCTGGTTGGCTGCTAACCACTTAGGCCGCGCGTTAAAGTCCAATCCCGACATCTGCATTACATTAATTGAATCACCCAACATTCCAATCATCGGGGTAGGGGAAGGCACGGTACCTTCAATACGCCGCTCTCTGCAAAGTTTTGGCATAAGCGAAACCGAGTTTATTCGATGCTGTGATGTGACCTTTAAGCAATCCATCAAGTTTGTAAATTGGCTAGATAAAACTCGCCATGGTGCAGGGAATTTTTATCATCATCTCTTCGATATGCCGCAATCTGCTGTAGGCGATTTAAACGAGTGGTGGCTCAAGGCTGGGGAAGGGCACTTTGCTGATTTTGGTTCGGTGCAGCACAGTGTTTGTGAGGCGAAAAAGGCGCCAAAACTTATCACCACGCCTGAATATACTGGGGTGTTAGGTTATGCCTATCATCTTAATGCCGCTAAGTTTGCCAAGTTACTTGCTAAGAATGCCATCGAGAAATTTAACGTCGAGCATCGTTTTGCCACTGTCCATGGGGTTAATTTTGCTGCAGATGGTTCAATCCAATCGCTGCAAACTGAGCAGGGCAACTTAGCCTTCGATTTTTATGTCGATTGCAGTGGTTTTGATTCTATTCTGTTGGCCAAATCCTTGAAGGTGCCCTTTATCGATAAATCGAAACAGCTATTTATCGACACCGCGCTGGTGGCACAAATCCCTACGGATAAAGCCGAGGAGATCCCGCCCTATACCTTGGCAACAGCACATCAAGCGGGATGGATTTGGGATATCGCATTAACCGAACGACGCGGGACTGGTTTTGTATATTCTTCTGCCCATATGGAGCAGGGGACGGCTGAAGATAAATTCGATAGTTACCTTGGCGGGAAGTTAGCCGACATTCCCCATCGTAAAATCCCCATGAAGGTAGGTTATCGTCAGCGATTTTGGGAGAAAAACTGCGTCGCTTTAGGGCTTGCTCAAGGTTTTTTAGAACCGATTGAAGCAACGTCGATTCTATTGACAGACTTTTCTGCGCAGTTCCTTGCGAGCCGTTTCCCTGTGAATCACGAAGATTGTGATTACTTAGCCCAGCGATTTAACGCAACGGTAAGTCATGCTTGGGAGCGAGTGGTTGAATTTGCTAAGTTGCATTATTGCCTATCCGATAGGGCAGATTCGGCATTTTGGTGTGATAACCGTCTCGATGAAACTATCCCCGAGGGATTAAAAACACGCCTTAAACTTTGGCAACAGTTTCCCCCAATCCAAGAGGATTTTGCATCCAAGTTCGAGGTGTTTAACATGGATAACTATTTGTACGTTCTCTATGGCATGAGGTATCCAACCATGCCTGCACATGGTAGGGTAGCGACAGCCAATGCGGCCACGGAATATCTGCGTCGAATGATGCAAACTAAGCAGCAATTATTGAATGGCTTACCGGGCCACAGAGAACTTATTGATAAAATCCATGTCCATGGATTACAACCGATTTAA